Proteins from a genomic interval of Papaver somniferum cultivar HN1 chromosome 4, ASM357369v1, whole genome shotgun sequence:
- the LOC113272438 gene encoding uncharacterized protein LOC113272438, giving the protein MPTTWKLHKDENEVDVDQITYRSIIGSLLYLTATRPDIAFSFGCCAIFQANPKESHLAVAKRIIRYVHHTIGYGLSYTFDTNTDLTTYFDADWEGCVEDRKSTSGGFYYVGLNLVAWHSKKQNS; this is encoded by the coding sequence ATGCCCACTACATGGAAGTTGCATAAGGATGagaatgaagttgatgttgatcaAATAACTTATAGATCCatcattggaagccttttatatctAACAGCAACAAGACCAGATATCGCCTTTAGCTTTGGTTGTTGTGCtatatttcaggctaatccaaaagAATCGCATCTTGCAGTTGCAAAACGGATCATAAGATATGTACATCATACTATTGGTTATGGTCTCTCTTATacatttgatactaacactgatcttacaaCGTATTTTGATGCGGATTGGGAAGGTTGTGTAGAAGATAGGAAAAGCACATCTGgaggattctactatgtaggactcaATCTTGTTgcctggcatagcaagaagcaaaactctTAA